The Glandiceps talaboti chromosome 1, keGlaTala1.1, whole genome shotgun sequence genome has a segment encoding these proteins:
- the LOC144434532 gene encoding galactosylceramide sulfotransferase-like, which yields MSRKRCLAITTVLWLVFFCVMTSLWLKFYRLDRGQIHTKKIIKNSGINQRLNTATSFIKQTCEPKQNFVFIKTTKTGSSSLAALLFRYGLKHDLVPAVDERLKSHILKNETSNSLLIHTYDCANFPGYNFIANHLNYNRNALEKVIKHGQYFTILRSPITRVQSAFYYFKKIHTEYKGFSNPLKEFLKRYRDGKGESGMLMNWTPEQFFNSQFNRLFDFPRHVNELTVESLFENLDRELDLVMLTEYYDESLVLLRKMMCWKYEELVYGRCKAKGVEHPPTTPEMEEIIRALSPIDIKMYDYFNKTFWQKVKQYDGNFDEDLAELRSIQYNADIRCENHPESEYCQMLTKDTVETMRMVLEKQRKWEC from the coding sequence AAAGAAGATCATAAAAAACAGTGGGATAAATCAACGGTTGAACACAGCAACATCGTTCATCAAACAGACCTGcgaaccaaaacaaaatttcgTTTTCATTAAAACGACAAAAACAGGCAGCAGCAGCCTTGCAGCTCTTTTATTCCGATATGGTTTGAAACATGACCTTGTTCCAGCGGTAGACGAACGACTGAAATCACATATTCTTAAGAATGAGACGAGTAACAGCTTACTGATTCATACCTATGATTGTGCAAACTTCCCAGGATACAACTTCATCGCAAACCATCTCAATTACAATAGAAATGCGCTAGAAAAGGTTATCAAGCACGGCCAGTATTTTACTATTCTAAGGTCGCCTATCACACGCGTTCAGTCCGCGTTCtactatttcaaaaaaatacataCTGAGTATAAGGGATTCTCAAATCCTTTGAAGGAGTTTCTCAAGCGTTACCGTGACGGAAAGGGGGAGAGTGGGATGTTAATGAATTGGACTCCTGAGCAATTTTTCAACAGTCAATTCAACAGACTTTTCGATTTCCCGCGACATGTTAATGAATTAACAGTTGAAAGTTTGTTCGAGAATTTAGATCGGGAGCTCGATTTGGTCATGTTGACAGAGTACTACGATGAATCTCTAGTTTTGCTACGAAAGATGATGTGTTGGAAATATGAAGAGCTGGTCTATGGACGATGCAAAGCTAAGGGGGTTGAACACCCCCCAACTACACCGGAGATGGAGGAGATTATTAGAGCATTATCGCCGATTGACATCAAAATGTACGACTACTTCAATAAGACATTCTGGCAAAAAGTCAAACAGTACGACGGAAATTTCGATGAGGATCTTGCTGAGTTAAGGTCAATTCAATATAACGCAGACATTCGGTGTGAAAATCATCCAGAATCTGAGTATTGCCAAATGCTTACAAAGGACACTGTTGAAACAATGCGTATGGTACTAGAGAAACAACGAAAATGGGAGTGCTGA